One part of the Ictidomys tridecemlineatus isolate mIctTri1 chromosome 13, mIctTri1.hap1, whole genome shotgun sequence genome encodes these proteins:
- the LOC101971485 gene encoding LOW QUALITY PROTEIN: glycerol-3-phosphate dehydrogenase 1-like protein (The sequence of the model RefSeq protein was modified relative to this genomic sequence to represent the inferred CDS: inserted 1 base in 1 codon; deleted 1 base in 1 codon; substituted 1 base at 1 genomic stop codon), giving the protein MVDCDNIKEQVAAISSFGQRALGTACREAGWATSGPGWALHARGGRIEVLAWKSLAPRARGGNADRGHRSSMGTCLRLAQRACYLGLWQGKLCPLRGSAVANIIGNNVKKLQKFASTVKMWVFEETVNGRKPTDIINNDHKNVKYLPGHKLPENVVTVSNLSEAVQDADLLVFVIPHQFIHKICDEITGRVPKKALRITLIKGIDEGPXGLKLISDIIREKMGIDISVLMGANIASKVAAEKFCETTIGSKIMENGLLFKELLQTPNFRITVVDDADTVELCGALKNIVAMGAGFCDGLLCGDNTKAAVIRLGLMQMIAFARIFFKGQVSSATFLESCGVADLITTCYGGWNRRVAEAFARTGKTIEELEKEILNGQRAPGPQTSAEVYCILIXKGLMDKFPLFTAVYQICYEGRPISEMLSCLQSHPEHI; this is encoded by the exons GCACTGGGCACCGCATGCAGGGAGGCGGGGTGGGCGACCTCGGGGCCAGGCTGGGCACTGCACGCCAGGGGAGGCCGCATCGAGGTCCTAGCCTGGAAATCTCTGGCCCCTCGTGCCCGTGGGGGCAACGCAGACCGAGGGCACCGCTCGTCCATGGGCACCTGTCTGCGCCTAG CACAGAGGGCTTGCTATTTGGGTCTCTGGCAGGGCAAGCTCTGCCCATTAAGGGGTTCAGCTGTTGCAAACATAATTGGTAATAATGTCAAGAAACTACAGAAGTTTGCCTCCACAGTCAAGATGTGGGTctttgaggaaacagtgaatgggAGAAAACCGACAGACATCATAAATAATGACCACAAAAATGTCAAATATCTCCCTGGACACAAGCTGCCAGAAAATGTGgtcacagtctccaatctcagtgAGGCTGTGCAGGATGCAGACCTGCTGGTGTTTGTCATTCCCCACCAGTTCATTCACAAGATCTGCGATGAGATCACTGGCAGAGTACCCAAGAAAGCACTAAGGATCACCCTCATCAAGGGCATAGACGAGGGCC AGGGACTGAAACTTATTTCTGACATCATCCGGGAGAAGATGGGCATTGACATCAGTGTGCTGATGGGCGCCAACATTGCCAGCAAGGTGGCTGCGGAGAAGTTCTGTGAGACCACCATTGGCAGCAAAATCATGGAGAATGGCCTTCTCTTCAAAGAACTTCTGCAAACCCCCAATTTCCGAATAACTGTGGTTGATGATGCAGACACGGTTGAACTTTGTGGTGCTCTTAAGAACATTGTGGCCATGGGAGCTGGGTTCTGCGATGGCCTCCTCTGTGGAGACAACACCAAAGCCGCCGTCATCCGCCTCGGCCTCATGCAAATGATCGCTTTCGCCAGGATCTTCTTCAAGGGCCAGGTGTCCTCAGCCACCTTCCTGGAGAGCTGCGGGGTGGCCGACCTGATAACCACCTGCTACGGAGGGTGGAACCGCAGGGTGGCAGAGGCATTCGCCAGAACCGGGAAGACCATTGAAGAATTGGAGAAGGAGATACTGAATGGGCAGAGA GCTCCAGGACCTCAGACTTCTGCTGAAGTATACTGCATCCTCATATAGAAGGGACTCATGGATAAGTTTCCATTGTTTACTGCCGTGTATCAGATCTGCTACGAAGGCCGACCTATCTCAGAGATGCTGTCCTGTCTCCAGAGCCATCCAGAGCACATCTAA